The genomic stretch TGCTAGTTTTTGAAGGTCCATTCGCTGGGGTAGGTGTTTTGGAGTCTCAGTGGTGGGCACTGCCttgctctttcctcctctgcagCTCCTCCCGCCGCCTTGCCTGTTGTTCACTCATGCAGTCTCTGAAGGCCTGTACCTGTGGCTGACACTGTCGCCAGTCCTGGTGTTGGGCCATGCACTCCTGTACTGCATAATGGGAA from Vulpes vulpes isolate BD-2025 chromosome 11, VulVul3, whole genome shotgun sequence encodes the following:
- the COA4 gene encoding cytochrome c oxidase assembly factor 4 homolog, mitochondrial; its protein translation is MSTQGHTWARQVKKENEEEDPLDQLISRSGCAASHYAVQECMAQHQDWRQCQPQVQAFRDCMSEQQARRREELQRRKEQGSAHH